The following coding sequences are from one Cervus canadensis isolate Bull #8, Minnesota chromosome 4, ASM1932006v1, whole genome shotgun sequence window:
- the SH3GL1 gene encoding endophilin-A2, with translation MSVAGLKKQFYKASQLVSEKVGGAEGTKLDDDFKEMEKKVDVTSKAVTEVLARTIEYLQPNPASRAKLTMLNTVSKIRGQVKNPGYPQSEGLLGECMIRHGKELGGESNFGDALLDAGESMKRLAEVKDSLDIEVKQNFIDPLQNLCDKDLKEIQHHLKKLEGRRLDFDYKKKRQGKIPDEELRQAMEKFEESKEVAETSMHHLLETDIEQVSQLSALVDAQLDYHRQAVQILDELADKLKRRMRDASSRPKREYKPKPRELLDLGEPEQPNGGFPCAAAPKTTASSSFRSSDKPIRTPSRSMPPLDQPSCKALYDFEPENDGELGFREGDIITLTNQIDENWYEGMLDGQSGFFPLSYVEVLVPLPQ, from the exons ATGTCGGTGGCGGGGCTGAAGAAGCAGTTCTACAAGGCGAGCCAG CTGGTCAGTGAGAAGGTCGGAGGGGCGGAAGGGACCAAGCTTGACGATGACttcaaagagatggagaag AAGGTGGATGTCACCAGCAAGGCTGTGACAGAAGTGTTGGCCAGAACCATTGAGTACCTGCAGCCCAACCCAG CCTCTCGGGCCAAGCTGACGATGCTCAACACGGTGTCCAAGATCCGAGGGCAGGTGAAGAATCCTGGCTACCCACAGTCAGAGGGCCTGCTGGGCGAGTGCATGATCCGCCATGGGAAGGAGCTGGGCGGCGAGTCCAACTTCG GCGACGCTCTGCTGGATGCTGGAGAGTCCATGAAGCGCCTGGCTGAGGTGAAGGACTCCCTGGACATTGAGGTCAAGCAGAACTTCATCGACCCTCTGCAGAACCTGTGCGACAAGGACCTGAAGGAGATTCAG CACCACCTGAAGAAGCTGGAGGGCCGCCGCCTGGACTTCGACTACAAGAAGAAGCGGCAGGGCAAGATCCCCGACGAGGAGCTGCGCCAGGCCATGGAGAAGTTCGAGGAGTCCAAGGAGGTGGCAGAGACCAGTATGCATCACCTCCTGGAGACTGAT ATCGAGCAGGTGAGCCAGCTCTCTGCCCTGGTGGATGCCCAGCTGGACTACCACCGGCAGGCCGTGCAGATCCTAGATGAGTTGGCCGACAAGCTCAAGCGAAG gaTGCGGGACGCCTCCTCACGCCCCAAACGGGAATATAAGCCCAAGCCGCGGGAGCTCCTGGACCTCGGAGAGCCCGAGCAGCCCAATGGCGGCTTCCCCTGTGCTGCGGCCCCCAAGACCACAG CTTCTTCATCTTTCCGATCTTCTGACAAGCCCATCCGGACCCCCAGCAGGAGCATGC CGCCCCTGGACCAGCCAAGCTGCAAGGCCTTGTACGACTTCGAGCCTGAGAACGACGGGGAGCTGGGCTTCCGCGAGGGCGACATCATCACGCTGACCAACCAGATCGACGAGAACTGGTACGAGGGCATGCTGGACGGCCAGTCAGGCTTCTTCCCCCTCAGCTACGTGGAGGTGCTGGTGCCGCTGCCCCAGTGA